GCCTCACTGAAGGGCAAGTGGGTCTCACCAATGCATCCGGAAATCATCAAGGATGGTCCGGGTAAATGCGATATCTGTGGCATGGATTTGGTTCCAGCTGAGCAGCTTGGATTCCGAATGGATGAGGGGGGTGCCAAAGCTCCATTATTGGTGCCAGCATCTGCGGTGCTGCGGACTGGGGGTCGCGCTATTGTCTACAAGAGGCTCAAGCCTGAAGGAGAGTCTCTTAAATTCCAAGGGACTGAAATTATCTTGGGACCAAGAGTGGGGGATTCATACATCGTAGCGGGTGGTCTCAGCGAAGGAGATTTTGTGGTCACGCAAGGAGCCTTCAAGATCGACTCTGAGCTGCAGATCAGAGCTAAGCAGAACATGATGTCCATGCCTGCATCCTATGCAGGACCTCCTGTACCCAGCAAAGCCTTGGATAAGGGCCAGCTCAAGGCTCTCAATGATCTACTGGTGACGTACATGAGTCTGACACGTCATTTAGCCCACGACCGTGAGGCAGAAGCTGCCAAGCTCATCCCGGATTTGATTAAACAAGGTCAGGTCATGAAACAACCAGCCATCCAATCAGCTACCCGGGCTTTTGAGGGAAAGCGTAACAGGGATCAAATCACCCAGGGATTGCCTGCGCTCACAGCTGCGTTGGCGGATGTTGTGCGGAACCGTGCAGCCGACCAGTTAGAGACTCCCGTTTATCTTGTCCATTGCCCGATGGCGATGAATGACAAAGGGGCAGACTGGCTACAAATCAATCAAGAGGTGGAAAATCCTTACTTCGGATCAGAGATGTTCAGCTGTGGCTTGGTGAAGGCTCAGCTCACCGTGAAGGGGGATAAATCGGCACAAGGCCAGGACTCTGAACCCCAGGTTGAACCCAATCGACCAGAAGGGGGACATGAAGGGCACAATCACTAATTTGAATATTCACGAAACCAATTCATGAGTTCATTGATACAGTTCTGCCTGCGGCAAAAGCTTGTCGTCATTCTCTTGTTGGCCTTTTTCGTAGGCTGGGGAATACGTGTGGCTCCGTTTGACTGGGAGACAAAGATCATTCCTCGCGATCCTGTGGCGGTCGACGCCATTCCGAATCTGGGCGATAACCAACAGATCGTCTTTACGCCCTGGTCCGGGCGTTCACCGAAGGATGTAGATGATCAGATTACTTACCCGATGACGGTTGCCTTGATGGGGGTTCCGGGAGTGAAAGAGGTGAGGTCGTATTCCTATTTCGGTTTCTCCTCAATCTACCTGGTCTTTGAGGAGGATATTGATTTCTATTGGTCCCGCTCCCGGGTTCTGGAGAAACTCAATTCCTTGCCCAGCGGAACCTTACCTGAGGGGGCGACCCCGGCACTCGGCCCGGATGCTACCGGACTGGGGCAGATATTCTGGTATACGCTGGAGGGACTGGATCCTGATGGAAATAGAGTGGGAGGCTGGGACCTGGATGAACTGAGAGCCATCCAAGACTGGCAAGTACGGTACGCTCTTCAGGGAACACCGGGAGTCGCGGAAGTTTCCTCCATTGGGGGATATGTGCGGGAGTACCAGGTGGATATAGACCCGGACGCCTTGAGGTCTCAGAAAATCACTTTGGTACAGGTGGCCAATGCAGTGCGAGCCTCGAACAAGGAGACGGGTGCTCGTAACCTCTCGATCAATGGCGTGGAGTATATCATCCGCGGAGTAGGTTATGTCAAAGAGCTTGATGACATCCGCAAGGCGGTCGTGGCCTCTCGCAACGGGACTCCCATCACTGTAGGGGATGTGGCCAGTGTCTCGCTGGGGCCGGCACAGCGCAGAGGCGCTCTGGATAAGAATGGCCAAGAAGCAGTGGGAGGAGTGGTAGTAGCCCGCTTTGGAGAGAACCCACTGGAGGTTATTCAAAAGACGAAAGCGAATATCGAGAATCTGACCAGCGGCTTACCTCAGCGTGCTGTAATCCTGTGGGATAAAACAACACCAATGGAAGTCCGTGAGTTTTTTGCTGAACTGGAGCTTCCTGAGTCTGCGAGTGAGAAGGAAAAGACCACTCAGCTTACGAAGTATCTTCAGAGTCATCCTCGCGATCAATGGCCTGAGTGGGCGACACTTTCCAAGGTGACCCTGGTGCCATTCTATGACCGCACGGGATTGATTGGTGAAACACTGGGGACTCTCAATGATGCTCTCTATCAGCAGATCCTGATTACGATCATTGTGGTGGTTATCATGGTCCTGCATTTGCGCTCGTCCATATTGATCAGTGCCATGCTGCCCTTGGCCGTGCTGATTACATTTATCGCGATGAAGCTCTTTGGAGTGGATGCCAATGTCGTTGCGCTCGCAGGGATTGCGATCGCTATTGGTACCGTGGTGGACATCGGGATTGTGCTCACGGAAAATATTTTGAAGCATCTGAAGGAAGCTGATCCTGATGAATCCAGACTGGAGGTAATCCAACGAGCGTCCACAGAAGTAGCCTCAGCGGTGACAACTTCCGTGGCCACCACGGTGACCTCATTCCTCCCAGTGTTTCTTTTGACTGGAGAAAATGGCAGGTTGTATCGACCTCTGGCGTTTACCAAGACCTTCGCTCTGAGTGCGTCTTTGATTGTAGCCATTACGATTATTCCACCGGTGGCGCACATGCTCATGCGGAGGTGGTCAAAGCAGAAAGAGTCGGAAAAACGGCCAAGCTTGATTGGCAAGATCATGAAGTCCAGATCGACTAATCTAGGGATCTCGATAGCTGTTGCTATGGTCGTAGGGTGGCTCTTGGCTGGCGACTGGGCCCCACTGGGGCTGGACAGGGCACATCTGTCTAATTTCTTCTTTGTATTCCTGATCGTAGGCTCGCTGCTGTTCTTCTTCTGGTTATTCCAGAAGGTCTATGTGCGGGTGCTTCGCTGGTGCTTGGGAAACAAAGTTTTGTTCCTCAGTGTACCGATGGTTCTGCTGATGCTGGCTTTAGTGATCTGGAAAGGCTTTGCTCCTGTGGTGAGCTGGATCCCAGGTGGAACAGCCGTTGCTGAGAGTACTTTTGGGAAAGATCTTCAGAATCATTTCCCGGGGCTGAAGAACGAGAATAGGCCAAGACTGGATGAGGGGTCATTCCTACTTATGCCAACTACCAGTACTCATGCTGATATTGGGGAAGCCATGGATGCCCTGCGCCAGTTGGATGAAGCAGTCTCGAAAATTCCAGAGGTGACTTTAGTTGTCGGCAAGTTGGGGCGGGCTGAATCAGCGCTCGATCCAGCGCCTATATCCATGTTCGAAAACGTGATTCAGTATGCACCTGAGTTCAAACAGGACGAGCATGGGCGGCCGATCAAGTACCGCTACGATGAAGACACCGAATCCTATGTTTATAGTGATCAAGGAGAGTTGATTCCAGATGAGTCAGGTAGACCATTCCGCCAATGGAGGCCACACATCAAGTCGCCTGACGACATCTGGCGTGAGATCGAGAAAGCGGCCTTTGTGCTCGGGACGACTTCCGCGCCTAAGCTCATGCCGATTGAAACGCGTCTAGTCATGCTGCAGACAGGCATGAGGGCTCCAATGGGGCTTAAGATCAAAGGCCCAGATCTGGATACCATCGAGAAAGTGGGAGTTGAGATTGAAACCTTGCTCAAAGACTCGGGTGTCGATGGTCTGAATCCAGCCACGGTGATTGCCGACAGGATTGTTGGTAAGCCTTACCTGGAGGTTATTCCTGATCGCGAAGCTGCCGCCCGTTATGGGCTGAATGTGGCAGACATTCACGATGCCCTGGAGATGGCTGTGGGAGGCAAACCAGTGACGACAACCATCGAGGGGAGAGAGCGTTTCTCTGTCCGGGTCCGCTACATGAGGGAAAAGAGGGACAACATTGAAGATCTCCAACAGGTGCTGCTCACCGCTCAAGATGGAGCTCTCATTCCTCTCTCTCAGATTGCACGTGTGCATTATGTGAGAGGTCCGCAAATGATCAAAAGTGAGGACACCTTCCTGACTGGCTATGTGACCTTTGATAAGATGGACGACGCAGCTCAGCTCGATGTTATCGAGCGGGTGAAGGATTATCTGGAGAAGATGCAGGAAGAGCGACGTTTAATCCTTCCACCGGGAGTGTCCTATCGCTTTGCAGGCTCCTATGAGGAGAAGCAAGAGTTCGACCGGAACATGCGGTTGATCTTACCAGTGACACTTTTTGTGATCTTTGTGATCCTTTATCTGCAGTTCCGTTCGGTACCGACAACATTGACACTGCTGACCGCGATTGCCGTGGCCTGCTCAGGAGGTTTCCTCATGCTTTGGTTGTATGCACAGCCTGGCTTCCTTGATATCAATCTGTTTGGAGCTAACCTGCGTGATCTGTTTCAAGTGAGAGAGGTGGCATTATCCACGGCCGTATGGGTGGGCTTCATCGCATTGTTTGGTATTGCCACGGATGATGGTGTGGTCATCACTACCTATCTGAAGCAGTCTATCGAGAAGCATAGCCCCAGTGACAAAGAGGGGATCAGAAAAGCTGTGGTAGAAGCCGGAGCACGACGTGTAAGGCCTTGTCTGATGACCACCGCGACCACTCTGCTGGCGCTCCTGCCGGTTCTGACCTCAACCGGGCGTGGCTCAGATATCATGCTGCCGATGGCGATTCCGGTATTTGGTGGAATGACTATCGAACTGCTGACAATGTTTGTCGTCCCGACGCTCTACTGCTGGCAGAAAGAGCTGAGATTGAAGCGACAGAAATAACTGAGTTAAGTTAGAAAGACGAATGCATGGGCTGGTAGTCTCTCCAGTCCATGTTGTCGATAGGCTAGATTCTTCTGAGGGCGATGCCTGTAATGAGAATTCTGGAGGAGGGTTGATTACAAAACTGACTCAGTTGAGACATGAAAGTGATCATAGTTTGAATATGGCAATATGGCGGTCGACAGATTTTCCCGGGGCATCTGGGAGAGGACGGGAATGGGGGTTTCGTATGGTATGAACGAGCTTGGCTCCCAATGACTGAATGGCTTGTAGAGCGAGAAAGTGCTCCCGGTCAAAATAGGAAGTAATGATGAGCAGCCCCTCGCTTTTGAGTGAGTGGAGAGCTTGGTCGTAGATTCGATGCCAAGTAAGGTCTCCATTCCAGAAATTCTGGTGGCGCATGAAGGCTACGTCGAACGGCTGACTGAGTTCGTCAACTTGATGGAGCTTTGAGGCGTCCTGAACGAGGAAGGCTGCCTGGGCGCCTTGTAATGATTTCCATCTGAGATTGGCCTCTGCAATCTCTCTGTCTCGGATATCGACTCCGATCATGGTCAGTTCAGCAGCACAGGGGGAGAGGATTCTGTGGAGCACACCTGTTTCGTCAGCCCGGCCGCATGCGAGATTGAGAATCCTGAGATTTGACAGTTCAGACTTCAGGTATGGACGTAAGAGAGAGTCCAGCAGAGTGTGGAGTGTATCGAGATCGCTTTCGGTGTGTTGATTGGAAAAATCTAAGTCCATGTGAATTATGCCCCCAAAACATTGAAATAACTATGTCTGTGGGCTGCTTTCAGGTTTGCCTTGGAGGTATTCCATGCTACGACAGAGGAGTTATTAACTCAACACCAAGTCGCAGTGAACCCTTTCAACTCAGTAAACCAAGACGTGCAGAGCACGATTGAAACCATCAGTAACGAATTCGCGATTGCGGGTGAGTTTGTGGAGGGACACGAGATCAACTCGGGCTTGATTAATACGACCTACATTGCCACCTATGAAATGCCCAGTGGGGAGGTTCAGCGATACATTCTGCAGCGTATCAATGAGAAGGTGTTCAAAGACCCACTAGCAGTTATGCATAATGTGGAATGTGTTACCCGTCATATCAACTGGAAGGTTTTGAGGGTGAAGAAAGATTTGGGTGGTCAAACTCTTAACCTCTACCCAGCTCGTGGTGGTCGCTTTTTCGCAGTAGGCAAGGGCGGCGGCATTTGGCGCTGCTATAACTACATCGAGGGATGTCATACTTATGATATCGTGGAAAATACCCGCCAGGCTTATCAGGCTGCTCGGGCATTTGGTGCGTTCCAGGACCTCGTCTGCGATATTCCCGTCCAGGAAATTCTGGAGACGATCCCTGATTTCCACAATACGCCGAAGCGATACCAGCGACTCATGGAGGTGGTAGAGAAGGACCCATGTGGGAGGCTGAAAAATGTCTCAGCTGAAGTGGACTTTGTCCGTCAGCGTGAAAAGGTGTGCGGTCGTCTGATCGCACTGATGGAGGAGGGCTTGCTGCCTCGTCGTATTACTCACAATGATACGAAGCTGAACAATGTCATGATTGATGCCGAGACAGATGAGGCGGTCTGTGTGATCGACTTGGATACCGTGATGCCTGGTCTCTCACTCTACGATTTTGGTGATTTGGTGAGAACGGCAACCAGCCCGGCGGCAGAGGATGAGACAGATCTCAGCAAGGTGGAGATGAGAATGCCGATGTTCGAAGCATTGGCTGAGGGCTATATGGACGGGTGTGACTGCCTGACCAAAACTGAAATCGACCACCTAGTCTACGGTGGTAAAGTGATCACTCTAGAGACAGGTATTCGTTTCTTGACCGATTACCTTGAGGGGGATGTTTATTTCAAAGCTCAGAGGGAAGGTCACAACTTGGATCGCTGCCGTACCCAGTTAAAACTCGTGGAACGCATCGAGGAAAAAGAAGAAGCCATGAACGCCTTTGTGCGCAGAGTGGCCAAAGGAAGGCGGTAATGAATATGGCCTTGGTAACTTTGCTACCAAGAAATACCCGCAGGTGGGCTATGTTCTAGACTGCTATCTACTGAGCCTACTCCAGAATCATATTCTTGGCAGAAGACCATGACTTCACCATGAGGTAGAATTGTGTTGGCTAGAGTATAGCTTCCTGATGATTGGGGGCATACAGGCATTTTAGGAAGTGCTTTATCGGCACCCACGAGATCTTGCATGGCAAGAGGTGAGCCTATGGATAGCTGGCCTACATTTTGAGTCGAACGAATCGCTTTATGGATTTGATTCAAATTGGTGATGCATGCCGAGCGATTGGAGTGATTGATGTAATATTTTCCAGCCATAATCAAAGTTGAAACCAGTAAAATGATTACAGCGACAATGATGGTTAGCTCGATGATAGTTACACCTCTGCGTGATGCGGAAGCATTCAGGGATTGGGGGGACATGATATACGAGGGGGGTTAGACTAATTTCCCTCTAACATCATCTGTAAATCAAGGTTTATTACTCTTTGTGAAACAATATTAACTTATGTGTTAATCAAAAGATATGTCCAGTTAACGCTCTCCGTAGTCATGCAAAGATCTCAACAACAGGCGATGAGTTATTGCCAATGGTGAATGGCCTCCCTGACGGAGAATGAATTTTTTCATTAGTTGGGATACCCAAAGCGTGTGCAATAGTTGCATTGAGCTGCTTTGGTTCTACCGGCTTATCCTTGACTCTGAGGCCTTTTGAATCTGTTCGGCCGTAGGAGGTGCCTCCTTTGATTCCACCTCCTGCTAGTACACAAGAATAGGCTGCAGGATAGTGGTCTCTGCCGTTCTGATGCTCCGCAACGATCTCTGGCGAACGCCCGAACTCGGTAGCCAGAACGACCAAGGTGTTCTGGAGAAGTCCTCGAGAGTGAAGGTCCTTGATCAAAGTGGCATAGGCTATGTCTAATATCTGGCAGCGTGCTTCCACTGAGGTGAAGTTGTCATAGTGAGTATCCCAGCCTCCCAAGGTGACTTCGACAAAGCGTACCCCGTGTTCGACCAGTCTTCTGGCTAGCAAGCATCCCTGACCAAAGTGATTTTTCCCATAGTCGTTCTTGAGCGTTTCGGGTTCCTTATTGATATCAAATGCTTTGAGGTCTTTAGATTGCATCAATCTTATAGCCTCTTCATAGAGGTTGTCGTACTCCTTGATTGTGGGGTGGGAAAACTGGTCGTGGAAGTTTTTGTTCAAAGTGTCTGCCAGAGCTAGCCGGCGATTGAAATCATCTTCACTACAAGTATGCGCGCGTGTGGAGTTTTTGAGACCTTGGTCTGGACGGCCCAAGGGGACACCAGAGTATCTAGCGCCGAAGAACCCACCAGAGGCTTGATCGGGTGAGCCACCAATCGAGACAAAGCCCGGAATGTCAGGATTTTTCCTGCCTTTAAGCTTGTTTACCCAGGCTCCAAGAGATGGATGGCTAATCGTGCCGCGCATGGCATAGGAACGGTGAAGCATGTACTGACCTTGTTCGTGGGCACCTTGCTTGGATGTCATCGAGTTGATCACACAGGCGTGGTTCATTACTTTGGCAGTCTCAGGGAGGTATTGTGTGATCTGAATGCCATCGGCGGCAGTAGCGATGCTCTCGACAGGTCCTTGGATTTCCTTTTTGTTAGGCTTGGGGTCGAAGGTGTCGATGTGCGACATGCCTCCAGCCATGTTGAGAAAGATGACATGGTCTGCTTTACCTGCACCATTGGCCGTTGACTTGGCAAATGCCGGAGATGCGATGGTAGAGCCTAGCATGGGAAGCACTGTAACGCCCAGGTAGGACTTGGCGGCATTGGTTATAAATCTGCGTCGGGTGATCTCGTTCATGGCTTTAGGCTTATTGGACGAAGAGAAATTCTCTGGTGAGTAACAGGGCTGAAATGATGTTAGGGTAGGCTTTGTCCCCAGTCTGGGCGACTTCCTCTTTCATGATGTCCATCTCCAGAGCGGTTGGAGTGCGGGAGAGAATGGAGAGAAAGATCACTCTGATTTTGTCTTCTGGACTTGAGTAGGAAGATAATCTTTTATTAAGGGCAGCGGATTCGTTTGAGACGACCATAGTTTCCACCTGACCATTGAGGGTATCAAGAATTTGGCCAACGTTTGGTTCGCGGCTGGATGAGTCGACAAGGAGTCGGTCGGATTGTCCGAACTCCCTGAGGAAATGACCAGCAGGTGCCGGGGTGGGGAGTTCCGAGGCTCTGGCTAGCCCTGATGCCGGTCCGGGGCGGGAACCACCGTTCATCATCCTATCTTGTTTGCCCTTGCTGTCTTCGGCTTCAGCGATGAGTTTATCGAGATACTTTTCGAGTTTGTCGGCGCTATCCAGAGAGAGTATTTCCCTGCTTAGCGTAGCCATGTTTTTACCTTCTAGATTAAGCTGCTTGCCATTTAGATAGATGGCTTTGGAGAATGTACGGCTGGGTAGCTGATCCGGGTGCTCGCTCGTGAGAGTGACCAGTGAGTCCCAGACCTGCTCCGCGCTCATACGTTGCAGTTGCCTTCCGTGAAAATCATAGGCCACAGACGGATCTCTAAGGTCTGGGCTAGTGGAGAAAGTGTAGGTGCGCGTGAGCAGAAGGACGTGCTGGAATTTTTGCAAATCGTAATCCAAGTCTTGCATTAACTTGATCAAGAAGCGGGTGAGTTCAGGTGATGCCGTTTTCTCTGGCTCTACATACTCATCGACGGGTTCGTATAGTCCTGTGCCCATGATTCTCTTCCACATGCGATTTACGATCACGGAGGCAAAGCGTGGGTTTTCAGGGGAAACCAGCCACTCGGAAAAGCGTTTTTTGCCATCTTCAGCATCGCGCCGGTCAGACATCCGGATCATTTTTCCAAAGGGTGTGCGAGCACCCACCCATTCACCAGGGTCAGCATCGCGGTATTGATAGTCACTGGGTAATTTGATTCGGCCTGAACCTGGATTTTCGAGTGAGGTATAGTAGATGGAATCTCCCAGTTGACGGAGTAGCTGGTACTTGGGGTTTTTGCGATTATCCTCTTTGTTGAGTGATCGGTAGAGTTCCCTGTAGGATTGCCCGTTGATTTCAGATTGCTTGTTCGAGAATGCGGCTAGTCGGAAATAGTCTCTTCTCTCCCAGTCTTCGTAGGGGTGGTCGTGACACTGAGCGCATTCCATGCGGGTGCCGGTAAAAGTACGCATGGTATTGGCCAAGTTATCCAGAGGCATGCCTTTGTCTCTGATGTAGTAGCCTACTGCTCCGTCCTCCCAGATTGATCCTTCAGCGGTGATGAGTTCGCTCGTGAGCTTGTCCCAGGGCTTGTTGTAGGCAATGGATTCTCTGAGAAAATCGATATAGGCAGCAGCCGAAGCTCCACGTCTGGTGAAATTCTCTTGGACTCTGAGTAAGTCGAATAGCCAGTTCGTCACGGATGAGCGGTATCCGGGGCTTGCCATGTAATAGTTGATGAGCAGTTTGCGCTTGTCTGGTGAGCTGGATTCCAAGAATGCGACAGATTCATCGAAGGTGGGGATACGTCCAGCAACAACAAGTGCGGTGCGACGCAGAAAAATTTCATCTGAAATACCATCGGGCACAGTGAGCTGCTTTCTTTTGAAGAGAGCTGCGACATGCTGGTCGATCTTATGTGCAGCAGCCTCCATGTGCTCCCTGCTGCCTGGACTAATCTTCTTGTTTTGACCGTAGACAGACAGCATTAGGCTGGCTCCAAGCAAAGCTGAGAGTAGGCATTTTACTGGCTGCATGAGTGAGGAGCGTAGCATGGTTATACGTTTCTACGCTATAACTTGCACACGGTTACAACTTTAGGCAAGTAGACTATTCTTGAGCGAAAGAGCTACGTAGTGCCGGCATTTCGGGAAATAAAAAGCGAGAGCCCTATGGTGAGGCTCTCGCTGAATCTTACGAGGAGTAGATGAGTGTGCTCTAGTTATTGGTAGCTCAGTTGAGCAGATGCCGTGGTGGCATCGCCAGCGACTACGCGTACCCAGTGTGCAGCAAAATCCTCAGGAAAAGTGTGTTTAAATGTTTCTCCAGCTTTGACTTCGAAGGTTTGGTAACGGGCAAAGTCACCAGTGCCGAGATAGTCGATTTCAACACCGAAGCGAATAGTCTTGTCAGACTCATGGCTGATCTCGATTTGCTTTTGCTCGTAGCCAAGCATCAGGTAGGGGTCAGATGCCTGGCCTTTGCTTACCTTGGTCTCAAGCCATGGCCCGCCATGGCCCTTCGGTTTGCCGAATTTCCAGAGATCGTCTACTTCGCCCAAGAAAAGAGAGTGCTGGTCGTCCAGTCTCAGGTTGTGCTCTGATGAATTATCTGAGCTGGAGCCTGAGAAAACGAGCATTCCACGCCATGAGCAGAAATCATGGATGTGTTTGCTGTGGCTGCTGATCGGCTTCATTTGCCAGAAGTTGATGAAGTGGCCTGGCTTCGGGCGGGGGAGTTCGTAGAAAGTGCCGTGCAGGTTCATGTGGGTGCGTTCAGTCACGACCTCTCGAATGTGGCGGACTTTGTTCACAGTGGCGTCGAATGCCTTGTGTCCTTTAGGTAAACGCAGCCTAGTTTGCTTGCCATTGGCATCTTTGAAGTCGATGTAGGCGGAAGCTTTGTCTAGGCCGACGCGTTTGTCTGCTTTGATAGAAATAGATGAGTACACCTTTTGCTCAGTAGGGCTTGTTGCTCGAGCTTGGGCATCCAGCTTGCCATCGACTTCGATCAGTTTGCCTCCTTCTAGATAGGCGTCGAGCTTCATCTCAGAACCTTCTGGCAGTTGTAGGGTTGTTCCAGCCGGGGCTTTGGTCGTGATTTCAGCTAGCGCTTCGAACTTGTCGTCCATGGACTGGTTCGGATATTTGCTGGAAAGGTGAAAGTAGGCACTGGCTCGGTCAGTTGCGTCCAAAGGCTTTAGACGAACCCACTGGGTGTCAGGGAGGATCTCCTTGAGTGATACCGCGAGATAGCCTGTGTCCTGATGATGTGCGTTACCGCTATATGTCTCATATTCAGGTTTGTTTTTGGTGAGGATAAGGCAGGGGATGGTGACTGTTTTCCAAGTGGACCAGTTTCCAGTTCCTTCCTTATCCGTTTGAATTTCTACCCGGACATTGTAGCCGCCTTTGTGGCGAAGATGAAGGGTGCCTGACTCAAAGCCACCCGTAAAGAAGGGTTCACTCGTGGTCTCGGCATCAAAGGAGTCATCAATCCAGAC
Above is a genomic segment from Rubritalea squalenifaciens DSM 18772 containing:
- a CDS encoding DUF1549 domain-containing protein, encoding MLRSSLMQPVKCLLSALLGASLMLSVYGQNKKISPGSREHMEAAAHKIDQHVAALFKRKQLTVPDGISDEIFLRRTALVVAGRIPTFDESVAFLESSSPDKRKLLINYYMASPGYRSSVTNWLFDLLRVQENFTRRGASAAAYIDFLRESIAYNKPWDKLTSELITAEGSIWEDGAVGYYIRDKGMPLDNLANTMRTFTGTRMECAQCHDHPYEDWERRDYFRLAAFSNKQSEINGQSYRELYRSLNKEDNRKNPKYQLLRQLGDSIYYTSLENPGSGRIKLPSDYQYRDADPGEWVGARTPFGKMIRMSDRRDAEDGKKRFSEWLVSPENPRFASVIVNRMWKRIMGTGLYEPVDEYVEPEKTASPELTRFLIKLMQDLDYDLQKFQHVLLLTRTYTFSTSPDLRDPSVAYDFHGRQLQRMSAEQVWDSLVTLTSEHPDQLPSRTFSKAIYLNGKQLNLEGKNMATLSREILSLDSADKLEKYLDKLIAEAEDSKGKQDRMMNGGSRPGPASGLARASELPTPAPAGHFLREFGQSDRLLVDSSSREPNVGQILDTLNGQVETMVVSNESAALNKRLSSYSSPEDKIRVIFLSILSRTPTALEMDIMKEEVAQTGDKAYPNIISALLLTREFLFVQ
- a CDS encoding DUF1501 domain-containing protein, which codes for MNEITRRRFITNAAKSYLGVTVLPMLGSTIASPAFAKSTANGAGKADHVIFLNMAGGMSHIDTFDPKPNKKEIQGPVESIATAADGIQITQYLPETAKVMNHACVINSMTSKQGAHEQGQYMLHRSYAMRGTISHPSLGAWVNKLKGRKNPDIPGFVSIGGSPDQASGGFFGARYSGVPLGRPDQGLKNSTRAHTCSEDDFNRRLALADTLNKNFHDQFSHPTIKEYDNLYEEAIRLMQSKDLKAFDINKEPETLKNDYGKNHFGQGCLLARRLVEHGVRFVEVTLGGWDTHYDNFTSVEARCQILDIAYATLIKDLHSRGLLQNTLVVLATEFGRSPEIVAEHQNGRDHYPAAYSCVLAGGGIKGGTSYGRTDSKGLRVKDKPVEPKQLNATIAHALGIPTNEKIHSPSGRPFTIGNNSSPVVEIFA
- a CDS encoding class I SAM-dependent methyltransferase, with product MDLDFSNQHTESDLDTLHTLLDSLLRPYLKSELSNLRILNLACGRADETGVLHRILSPCAAELTMIGVDIRDREIAEANLRWKSLQGAQAAFLVQDASKLHQVDELSQPFDVAFMRHQNFWNGDLTWHRIYDQALHSLKSEGLLIITSYFDREHFLALQAIQSLGAKLVHTIRNPHSRPLPDAPGKSVDRHIAIFKL
- a CDS encoding efflux RND transporter permease subunit, with product MSSLIQFCLRQKLVVILLLAFFVGWGIRVAPFDWETKIIPRDPVAVDAIPNLGDNQQIVFTPWSGRSPKDVDDQITYPMTVALMGVPGVKEVRSYSYFGFSSIYLVFEEDIDFYWSRSRVLEKLNSLPSGTLPEGATPALGPDATGLGQIFWYTLEGLDPDGNRVGGWDLDELRAIQDWQVRYALQGTPGVAEVSSIGGYVREYQVDIDPDALRSQKITLVQVANAVRASNKETGARNLSINGVEYIIRGVGYVKELDDIRKAVVASRNGTPITVGDVASVSLGPAQRRGALDKNGQEAVGGVVVARFGENPLEVIQKTKANIENLTSGLPQRAVILWDKTTPMEVREFFAELELPESASEKEKTTQLTKYLQSHPRDQWPEWATLSKVTLVPFYDRTGLIGETLGTLNDALYQQILITIIVVVIMVLHLRSSILISAMLPLAVLITFIAMKLFGVDANVVALAGIAIAIGTVVDIGIVLTENILKHLKEADPDESRLEVIQRASTEVASAVTTSVATTVTSFLPVFLLTGENGRLYRPLAFTKTFALSASLIVAITIIPPVAHMLMRRWSKQKESEKRPSLIGKIMKSRSTNLGISIAVAMVVGWLLAGDWAPLGLDRAHLSNFFFVFLIVGSLLFFFWLFQKVYVRVLRWCLGNKVLFLSVPMVLLMLALVIWKGFAPVVSWIPGGTAVAESTFGKDLQNHFPGLKNENRPRLDEGSFLLMPTTSTHADIGEAMDALRQLDEAVSKIPEVTLVVGKLGRAESALDPAPISMFENVIQYAPEFKQDEHGRPIKYRYDEDTESYVYSDQGELIPDESGRPFRQWRPHIKSPDDIWREIEKAAFVLGTTSAPKLMPIETRLVMLQTGMRAPMGLKIKGPDLDTIEKVGVEIETLLKDSGVDGLNPATVIADRIVGKPYLEVIPDREAAARYGLNVADIHDALEMAVGGKPVTTTIEGRERFSVRVRYMREKRDNIEDLQQVLLTAQDGALIPLSQIARVHYVRGPQMIKSEDTFLTGYVTFDKMDDAAQLDVIERVKDYLEKMQEERRLILPPGVSYRFAGSYEEKQEFDRNMRLILPVTLFVIFVILYLQFRSVPTTLTLLTAIAVACSGGFLMLWLYAQPGFLDINLFGANLRDLFQVREVALSTAVWVGFIALFGIATDDGVVITTYLKQSIEKHSPSDKEGIRKAVVEAGARRVRPCLMTTATTLLALLPVLTSTGRGSDIMLPMAIPVFGGMTIELLTMFVVPTLYCWQKELRLKRQK
- a CDS encoding phosphotransferase enzyme family protein; the encoded protein is MNPFNSVNQDVQSTIETISNEFAIAGEFVEGHEINSGLINTTYIATYEMPSGEVQRYILQRINEKVFKDPLAVMHNVECVTRHINWKVLRVKKDLGGQTLNLYPARGGRFFAVGKGGGIWRCYNYIEGCHTYDIVENTRQAYQAARAFGAFQDLVCDIPVQEILETIPDFHNTPKRYQRLMEVVEKDPCGRLKNVSAEVDFVRQREKVCGRLIALMEEGLLPRRITHNDTKLNNVMIDAETDEAVCVIDLDTVMPGLSLYDFGDLVRTATSPAAEDETDLSKVEMRMPMFEALAEGYMDGCDCLTKTEIDHLVYGGKVITLETGIRFLTDYLEGDVYFKAQREGHNLDRCRTQLKLVERIEEKEEAMNAFVRRVAKGRR
- a CDS encoding type II secretion system protein, yielding MSPQSLNASASRRGVTIIELTIIVAVIILLVSTLIMAGKYYINHSNRSACITNLNQIHKAIRSTQNVGQLSIGSPLAMQDLVGADKALPKMPVCPQSSGSYTLANTILPHGEVMVFCQEYDSGVGSVDSSLEHSPPAGISW